The following are encoded together in the Capsulimonas corticalis genome:
- a CDS encoding GHMP family kinase ATP-binding protein, translating into MIIATAPGRCGIVGNPTDMYGGSVVSCSTAERAACTLVGEKDSIVISVGGQSQEIVSSNDLALRDGDYLNVARAVLMALEVQPGVTPPFHLDATTDIPMQAGLAGSTAILATIVGAVLAHLDLRLNPYEVAELVRKIEYDVLRCVCGFQDHYMATFGGLNFMDFRDKNSAMSQDYSTPYATIEPLAPYLTTLPFVLAHTGVKHHSGTVHKSIRDRWLEGELAVVEGYLEIARLARTGKKALLAHDWPLLAELMSRNHAIQRDLGGSGESNEALIAAALGGGAIAAKLAGAGGGGTIIALTLDPERTQKALLDAGADKILIPAPSLGLTVEIRV; encoded by the coding sequence ATGATCATCGCCACCGCCCCTGGGCGCTGCGGTATTGTTGGAAATCCGACGGATATGTACGGCGGCAGTGTCGTTTCATGCTCCACGGCAGAGCGCGCCGCCTGTACGCTGGTGGGTGAAAAGGACAGTATTGTCATTTCGGTCGGCGGCCAATCTCAGGAGATCGTCAGCTCCAACGATCTGGCGCTTCGCGATGGGGATTATTTGAACGTCGCGCGCGCCGTTCTGATGGCGCTGGAAGTGCAGCCGGGCGTCACGCCGCCGTTCCACCTGGACGCGACCACGGACATCCCCATGCAGGCGGGCCTCGCCGGCTCGACGGCGATTCTGGCGACGATCGTCGGCGCCGTGCTCGCGCATTTGGACCTGCGCTTGAACCCCTATGAGGTCGCGGAGCTCGTCCGCAAGATCGAATACGACGTTTTGCGCTGTGTCTGCGGCTTTCAGGACCACTATATGGCGACGTTCGGCGGTCTGAACTTCATGGACTTTCGTGACAAGAACAGCGCGATGTCGCAGGACTATTCCACGCCCTACGCCACTATTGAGCCCCTCGCGCCGTATTTGACGACACTGCCGTTCGTCCTCGCCCATACCGGCGTCAAGCATCACTCCGGAACCGTGCATAAGTCGATCCGCGATCGGTGGCTGGAGGGAGAACTTGCTGTCGTCGAAGGCTATCTGGAGATCGCTCGGCTGGCGCGCACCGGCAAAAAAGCGCTGCTGGCGCACGATTGGCCGCTGCTCGCCGAGCTGATGAGCCGCAACCACGCCATCCAGCGGGATTTGGGCGGCAGCGGAGAGTCGAACGAAGCCCTGATCGCGGCGGCCCTGGGCGGCGGCGCGATCGCCGCCAAGCTCGCCGGCGCGGGTGGCGGCGGTACGATTATCGCCCTGACGTTAGACCCAGAGCGGACGCAAAAAGCCCTGCTGGACGCCGGCGCCGATAAGATCCTCATCCCAGCCCCCTCGCTCGGTCTCACCGTGGAGATACGTGTTTAA
- a CDS encoding nucleotidyltransferase family protein has translation MKALILAAGRGTRLGVLTENRPKPMLPIAGVPMIERIMTSLNEEAGISEFVLITGYLSSLIEEYFGDGARWGWKVQYIPQEVPRGVGDAVNTARAALSDAPFFMTYGDIMLDPVNYGVGVAEYAHANADGKFCKALIGLNWVDDPYRGAAVYLDETYQIEKIEEKPAKGTATTHWNNAGLFVFDPLIFEYTAKIQPSARGEYELPDAISAMIADGYYAQGLPLTGDWRDVGTPEDYAAINDEFGVKKS, from the coding sequence ATGAAAGCACTCATCCTGGCCGCCGGCCGAGGCACCCGCCTCGGCGTTCTGACGGAAAATCGCCCCAAGCCCATGCTGCCGATCGCCGGCGTTCCCATGATCGAGCGGATCATGACGAGCCTGAACGAAGAAGCCGGCATTTCCGAATTCGTCCTGATCACCGGATACCTTTCGTCGTTGATTGAGGAGTACTTTGGCGACGGCGCCCGCTGGGGATGGAAGGTGCAGTACATCCCGCAGGAAGTCCCGCGCGGCGTCGGCGACGCCGTCAATACGGCCCGCGCGGCCCTGTCGGACGCCCCGTTCTTTATGACCTATGGCGATATCATGCTCGATCCGGTCAATTACGGCGTGGGCGTCGCCGAGTACGCGCATGCGAACGCCGACGGGAAGTTCTGCAAGGCGCTGATTGGATTGAACTGGGTGGACGATCCCTATCGGGGCGCCGCCGTGTATCTCGACGAAACGTATCAGATCGAAAAGATCGAGGAGAAACCCGCGAAGGGCACGGCGACCACGCATTGGAACAACGCCGGACTTTTCGTCTTCGATCCGCTGATCTTTGAATACACGGCCAAGATCCAGCCGTCCGCGCGCGGCGAGTACGAGCTGCCGGACGCGATTTCTGCGATGATCGCGGATGGATATTACGCGCAAGGGCTGCCGCTGACCGGCGACTGGCGCGATGTGGGAACGCCCGAGGATTACGCGGCGATTAACGATGAGTTCGGAGTGAAAAAGTCATGA
- the rnc gene encoding ribonuclease III produces MTSIDELRKAALARGLPITDMAMLKQALTHKSLVPEKPLESNERLEFLGDSVLGLVINEYLYSAFPEKKEGELAKAKALIVCQSALAEAARRIDLVALLRIGRAEESTGGRNRSSLISDAFEAVVAVVYLERGYKPARDFVLSSLRFQIDAINRTSDWRDAKTALQEVRQARRLPGPVYRVADEQGMPHDRTFVVEVLLDNVVVGSGVGKSKREAEFAAADVALILLRDSGQIGSEWTRPQK; encoded by the coding sequence ATGACGTCGATCGATGAACTCCGCAAAGCGGCGCTTGCGCGTGGGCTGCCGATCACGGACATGGCGATGCTGAAGCAGGCGCTGACGCACAAATCGCTTGTCCCGGAAAAGCCGCTCGAAAGCAACGAGCGACTGGAGTTCCTCGGCGATTCCGTGCTGGGGCTCGTCATTAACGAGTATCTCTATTCCGCGTTCCCCGAGAAGAAGGAAGGCGAGCTGGCGAAGGCCAAGGCGCTGATTGTCTGCCAGTCCGCGCTGGCGGAAGCGGCGCGGCGCATCGACCTCGTCGCCTTGCTTCGGATCGGGCGCGCCGAAGAGTCCACGGGCGGCCGCAATCGCTCCAGCTTGATCTCCGACGCCTTTGAAGCGGTTGTCGCCGTCGTCTATCTGGAGCGCGGTTACAAGCCCGCGCGGGATTTCGTGCTGTCGAGCCTGCGGTTCCAGATCGACGCGATCAACCGCACGAGCGACTGGCGCGACGCGAAGACGGCCCTTCAGGAAGTCCGCCAGGCGCGCCGCCTGCCCGGCCCGGTTTACCGGGTGGCGGACGAGCAGGGGATGCCCCATGACCGGACGTTCGTCGTGGAAGTGCTGCTGGACAACGTCGTCGTCGGCTCCGGCGTCGGCAAAAGCAAGCGTGAGGCGGAGTTCGCCGCCGCCGACGTCGCGCTGATTCTGCTGCGCGACAGCGGCCAGATAGGATCCGAATGGACACGTCCGCAGAAATAG
- a CDS encoding pyridoxal phosphate-dependent aminotransferase, which produces MLSQRARNAAPSPTLAITAKANALKASGVDVVGFGAGEPDFDTPAHVKDAAIAALAAGDTKYTASSGTVALKDAIIAKLKRDNNLTYGRNEILVSVGAKHSIYNLMQAMLDPGDEVIIPTPYWVSYPEQVKLADGVPVFIKTDESTGFLATAAQVEEKLTDKTKIVIINSPSNPTGAVYTPQALREISDLCVSRGVYLMSDEIYEKIIYPGNTFVSPASFSDQARALTITINGFSKAHSMTGWRLGYTAADPEIIAAMSRIQDQSTSNPVSFAQAGAVEALNASQDSVETMRVAFEERRNYIVAALNDIPGFQCLNPGGAFYVFPNVSALYGKSWKTESGDLKQINSSDDFAEYLLTAKGVAVVPGSGFGADGNVRLSYATSMKNIEKGVARIAEAVGQLQ; this is translated from the coding sequence ATGCTTTCTCAGCGCGCGCGTAACGCTGCGCCGTCCCCAACGCTTGCTATCACCGCCAAGGCCAACGCCTTGAAGGCGTCGGGAGTCGATGTCGTCGGCTTCGGCGCCGGCGAACCCGATTTCGACACGCCCGCCCATGTCAAGGACGCCGCGATTGCGGCGCTCGCGGCCGGCGACACCAAATATACGGCGTCCAGCGGCACCGTCGCCCTCAAGGACGCCATCATCGCCAAGCTGAAGCGGGATAACAATCTCACATACGGCCGCAATGAGATTTTGGTCTCGGTGGGCGCCAAGCACTCCATCTATAACTTGATGCAGGCGATGCTCGATCCCGGCGATGAAGTCATCATTCCGACGCCTTACTGGGTGTCTTACCCCGAACAGGTCAAACTGGCCGACGGCGTTCCCGTCTTCATTAAGACCGACGAGAGCACGGGCTTTCTGGCGACCGCCGCGCAGGTCGAAGAGAAGCTGACGGATAAGACGAAGATCGTCATTATCAACTCGCCCAGCAACCCAACCGGCGCCGTGTACACGCCGCAGGCGCTGCGTGAGATCTCGGACCTGTGCGTGTCGCGCGGCGTTTACCTGATGTCGGACGAGATCTATGAGAAGATCATCTATCCCGGCAACACGTTTGTTTCGCCGGCGTCGTTCAGCGATCAGGCGCGGGCGCTGACGATCACGATCAACGGCTTCTCCAAGGCGCACTCCATGACCGGCTGGCGCCTGGGGTACACGGCGGCGGATCCGGAGATCATCGCGGCGATGTCGCGCATTCAGGACCAGAGCACATCGAACCCCGTGTCCTTCGCGCAGGCCGGCGCCGTCGAGGCGCTCAACGCGTCCCAGGATTCGGTCGAGACGATGCGCGTCGCCTTTGAAGAGCGGCGCAATTATATCGTCGCGGCCCTGAACGATATCCCCGGTTTCCAGTGCCTCAATCCGGGCGGCGCGTTCTATGTCTTCCCGAACGTCTCCGCGCTGTACGGCAAGAGCTGGAAAACCGAGAGCGGCGACCTGAAGCAGATCAACAGCTCGGACGACTTCGCCGAATATCTTTTGACGGCTAAGGGCGTGGCGGTCGTTCCCGGATCGGGCTTCGGCGCGGACGGCAACGTTCGCCTGTCGTACGCCACGAGCATGAAGAATATCGAGAAGGGCGTCGCGCGCATCGCCGAGGCGGTTGGCCAGCTGCAATGA
- the miaA gene encoding tRNA (adenosine(37)-N6)-dimethylallyltransferase MiaA — MILDAQSGVKYAIVGPTGIGKTAAAVCLAPLIDAEILSADSMQVYRHMDLGTAKPTPDELAAARFHLVDVAEPDQEWTLADFQSAAEAARQEVLGRGKLPLIVGGTGLYVRAITSQLDIPTVPPDEEFRAEKRAFAEANGNEALHAELARIDPTAAARIHVNDVKRIVRALEVFHVQGETISDLHARNQETARHDPVVIVGMNYGDRRALYARIDSRVDQMVKAGFVEEVRSLLDRGYSADLKPMQALGYRHMARYLAGETNFDDAVLEMKQDTRHFARRQLIWFRGDARVQWIEVDGLGVDEIARRIEAIFKNTVS, encoded by the coding sequence GTGATTTTAGATGCGCAGAGCGGCGTGAAGTACGCCATCGTCGGCCCGACCGGCATCGGTAAAACGGCGGCGGCGGTGTGTTTGGCGCCTTTGATCGACGCCGAAATCCTGTCCGCCGATTCGATGCAGGTGTACCGGCACATGGATCTGGGGACCGCCAAACCGACGCCGGACGAGCTGGCGGCGGCGCGTTTCCATTTGGTCGATGTGGCGGAGCCGGATCAGGAATGGACGCTGGCGGATTTTCAGAGCGCAGCCGAGGCGGCGCGGCAGGAAGTTCTGGGACGCGGCAAGCTGCCGCTGATCGTGGGCGGGACGGGATTGTACGTCCGCGCGATCACGAGCCAGCTGGATATTCCGACCGTGCCGCCGGATGAGGAGTTTCGGGCGGAGAAGCGCGCGTTCGCCGAAGCAAATGGGAATGAGGCGCTGCACGCGGAGCTTGCGCGGATCGATCCCACGGCGGCGGCGCGGATTCATGTGAATGATGTCAAGCGTATCGTGAGGGCTCTGGAAGTTTTTCACGTGCAGGGCGAGACCATCAGCGATCTGCATGCGCGCAATCAAGAAACGGCAAGGCACGATCCGGTCGTCATTGTCGGTATGAACTATGGAGATCGCCGCGCGCTTTACGCTCGAATCGACTCCCGCGTCGATCAAATGGTCAAAGCCGGTTTCGTCGAAGAGGTCCGCAGTCTGCTGGATCGCGGATATTCCGCCGATCTCAAGCCGATGCAGGCGCTGGGGTACCGCCATATGGCGCGGTATCTCGCGGGGGAAACCAATTTTGACGACGCCGTGTTGGAAATGAAACAAGACACGCGCCACTTTGCCCGCCGCCAGCTAATCTGGTTCCGAGGCGATGCGCGCGTGCAATGGATTGAAGTCGATGGACTGGGCGTGGACGAAATCGCCCGTCGGATAGAAGCGATCTTCAAGAACACCGTTTCGTAA
- the hemB gene encoding porphobilinogen synthase: MTNANLIFRPRRLRSTPALRSLVRETTLSRQDLVYPLFALDGPEGVRREIGSMPGVFQLSVDELRREAESAANAGVPAVLLFGLPESKDELATTAYADNGVVQRAVRALKADNPDLLVITDVCLCEYMSHGHCGIVRDGYVVNDESLDLLARTALSHAAAGADIVAPSDMMDGRVGALRAALDSQGYTETPIMAYSVKYTSAMYGPFREAADSAPKFGDRKSYQMDPANRREALRELDLDIAEGADMVMVKPALYFLDIVREVRNATDLPVVVYNVSGEYSMVKAAAANGWIDEKSTVLEILTSMKRAGADIILTYHAKDVAGWLE; the protein is encoded by the coding sequence ATGACTAACGCCAATTTGATCTTCCGTCCCCGCCGGCTGCGCTCGACGCCGGCGCTTCGCTCGCTGGTCCGTGAGACGACGCTGAGCCGTCAGGACCTGGTTTATCCCCTGTTCGCGCTTGACGGCCCGGAAGGCGTCCGCCGCGAGATCGGCTCCATGCCCGGCGTCTTCCAGCTGTCCGTCGACGAACTGCGTCGTGAGGCGGAATCCGCGGCGAACGCCGGCGTGCCCGCCGTGCTGCTTTTTGGCCTTCCGGAATCCAAAGACGAACTCGCCACCACCGCCTACGCCGATAATGGCGTCGTGCAGCGCGCCGTGCGCGCCCTGAAAGCCGACAATCCCGATCTCCTTGTGATCACCGACGTTTGCCTGTGCGAATATATGTCGCACGGCCACTGCGGCATTGTTCGTGACGGCTATGTCGTCAACGACGAGTCGCTGGACCTGCTCGCCCGAACGGCGCTGTCCCATGCGGCGGCGGGCGCGGATATCGTCGCCCCCTCCGACATGATGGACGGCCGCGTCGGCGCCCTGCGCGCCGCTCTGGATTCGCAGGGGTACACGGAGACGCCGATCATGGCCTACTCCGTAAAGTACACGTCGGCGATGTACGGGCCGTTCCGCGAAGCCGCCGACAGCGCCCCCAAATTCGGCGATCGCAAGTCGTACCAGATGGACCCCGCCAATCGCCGCGAAGCCCTGCGCGAATTAGACCTCGATATCGCCGAAGGCGCGGACATGGTGATGGTCAAGCCGGCGCTCTACTTCCTGGACATCGTCCGCGAAGTGCGCAACGCCACGGACCTGCCGGTGGTCGTTTACAATGTGTCCGGGGAGTATTCGATGGTGAAGGCCGCCGCCGCGAACGGCTGGATCGACGAGAAGTCCACGGTGCTGGAGATTTTGACATCGATGAAGCGCGCGGGCGCGGATATCATTCTGACGTACCACGCGAAGGATGTGGCGGGGTGGCTGGAATAG
- a CDS encoding S-methyl-5'-thioadenosine phosphorylase: protein MDTSAEIGVFGGSGFYALSETEPQEIAIETPYGSPSDTITLTTIAGKRVAFLPRHGRKHQLPPHKIPYRANLWAFQQLGVQRVIAPNAVGSLQAHIAPGHFVINDQFVDRTTGRADTFYDGPQTIHVSTAHPYCPHLRTLAIQATRAQDIPVHDGGTCVIIQGPRFSTRAESEWFSRMGWDIVNMTQYPEVALARELAMCYVNISLITDYDAGVVVDSGHVEAVDVLEILRQNTENVKRVIHAMLETIPGDRRCDCADALKNAQM from the coding sequence ATGGACACGTCCGCAGAAATAGGCGTCTTCGGCGGCAGCGGCTTTTACGCTCTCTCCGAGACCGAGCCACAAGAAATCGCGATTGAGACGCCCTACGGCTCTCCGAGCGATACGATCACCCTGACAACCATCGCCGGGAAGCGCGTTGCGTTCCTGCCGCGCCATGGACGCAAGCATCAACTTCCCCCGCACAAAATCCCGTATCGGGCCAACCTCTGGGCGTTCCAGCAGCTGGGCGTCCAGCGCGTGATCGCGCCCAACGCCGTTGGCTCGCTCCAGGCGCATATCGCGCCGGGGCATTTTGTGATCAACGATCAGTTTGTCGACCGGACGACGGGCCGAGCGGACACGTTCTACGACGGCCCGCAGACGATCCACGTCTCGACCGCGCATCCTTACTGCCCGCACCTGCGCACGCTCGCCATTCAGGCGACGCGCGCGCAGGATATCCCCGTCCATGACGGCGGGACGTGCGTCATCATTCAGGGGCCGCGCTTCTCCACGCGCGCCGAAAGCGAATGGTTTTCGCGGATGGGCTGGGATATCGTGAATATGACCCAGTATCCCGAAGTCGCCCTGGCGCGCGAGCTGGCGATGTGCTATGTGAACATCTCCCTGATTACCGACTACGACGCCGGGGTGGTGGTCGACTCGGGCCATGTGGAAGCTGTGGATGTTTTGGAGATCCTCCGGCAAAACACGGAGAATGTCAAACGGGTGATCCACGCCATGCTGGAGACCATCCCGGGCGACCGCCGCTGCGACTGCGCCGACGCGCTCAAAAACGCACAGATGTGA
- a CDS encoding sensor histidine kinase: MRKAHPFPISQWLQPRRLPGDADPSKAAQAIDAARQIDESARWQAVMESTDDAILLVDGSSSILLKNPAATRLFSKSAQSDAQRSEPLSEMLFGYTLSRELDDLFRKSRERKVVVEAEITLTQTVQRSLHARIVPVPSNEFLIVMRDLTELRRLERVRRDFVANVSHELRTPLTSIKAMAETLLDGARTDEAVAERFLETIIRESDRLVRLSSDLLDLSRVEAKGVTREPQDMAILVGDVCGRLASQADKAGVAIVNEVRPPLIAEADHDEMAQVVVNLLDNAISYTPRGGSVRLYATETSETLTIHVTDTGIGILKDDIPRLFERFYRADKARSRASGGTGLGLAIVKHIVENHGGAVSVQSEYNKGSTFSVTLPRQ; encoded by the coding sequence ATGCGCAAGGCTCATCCATTTCCAATCTCGCAATGGCTGCAGCCCCGGCGTCTCCCCGGCGACGCCGATCCATCGAAAGCCGCGCAGGCGATCGACGCCGCGCGACAGATCGATGAATCCGCGCGCTGGCAGGCGGTCATGGAGAGTACGGACGACGCGATCCTGCTCGTCGACGGCTCCTCCAGCATCCTCCTGAAAAACCCCGCCGCCACGCGCCTCTTCTCGAAATCCGCCCAGTCCGACGCGCAGCGCTCCGAGCCCCTCTCGGAAATGCTGTTCGGCTACACGTTAAGCCGTGAGCTGGACGATCTTTTCCGCAAATCCAGAGAGCGCAAGGTCGTGGTGGAGGCGGAGATCACGCTGACCCAGACCGTGCAGCGCAGCCTGCACGCCCGTATTGTCCCGGTCCCCAGCAACGAATTTCTGATCGTGATGCGCGACCTCACCGAACTGCGCCGCCTGGAGCGCGTGCGGCGGGATTTCGTCGCCAACGTTTCCCATGAGCTGCGCACGCCGCTGACGTCGATCAAAGCGATGGCGGAGACGCTGCTGGACGGCGCGCGCACCGACGAAGCCGTGGCCGAGCGCTTCCTGGAAACGATCATCCGCGAATCGGATCGGCTGGTGCGCCTTTCCTCCGACCTGCTCGATCTCTCGCGCGTCGAAGCCAAAGGCGTCACCCGCGAGCCGCAGGACATGGCGATTTTGGTGGGAGATGTGTGCGGACGCCTGGCGTCGCAGGCGGACAAGGCGGGAGTGGCGATTGTCAACGAGGTGCGCCCCCCGCTCATCGCGGAAGCCGATCACGACGAAATGGCGCAGGTTGTCGTGAACCTTCTGGACAACGCCATCAGCTACACCCCGCGCGGCGGCTCCGTGCGTCTCTACGCCACGGAAACCTCCGAAACGCTGACGATCCACGTCACCGACACCGGCATCGGCATCCTCAAAGACGACATCCCGCGCCTCTTCGAGCGCTTCTACCGCGCCGACAAGGCCCGCAGCCGCGCCTCCGGCGGCACGGGACTGGGCCTGGCGATCGTGAAGCACATTGTGGAAAACCACGGCGGCGCGGTCTCGGTACAGAGCGAATACAACAAGGGCAGCACATTCAGCGTCACGCTGCCGAGGCAGTAG
- the galK gene encoding galactokinase yields the protein MTVVSKAREVYAQQFREAPKFGAFAPGRVEIMGNHTDYNGGFVLPAALDKGTAIVGSPTGTDEVILVAADFGRTATFSISDIQRDPQNSWADYVMGVVSLLQQDGVSIGGFQAVIASDVPAGAGLSSSAALEVSTAFFLRQLFPYDREPMEIARLCQRAENEYVGVACGILDQFSSVFGKQDGLLFLDCLSLEHGAVTMGRSDIAVVICDSMAKHALTGGDYNTRRAECMAAAAHFGKELLREVSWEEFVARENELPENQRKRARHVLTEDQRVLAMRDAIQGTDTDPIKRLLIEGHASCRDLFENSTPEIDFLAAAAIEIEGCYGAKLTGGGWGGCTVNLVQVEAVPAFCAQLSERYQTELGKTAQIYPCRASAGAHVLEF from the coding sequence ATGACAGTGGTGAGCAAAGCGCGCGAAGTTTACGCGCAGCAGTTTCGGGAAGCCCCCAAGTTCGGCGCGTTCGCGCCGGGCCGCGTCGAGATCATGGGAAACCATACCGACTACAACGGCGGCTTCGTGCTTCCGGCGGCGCTGGACAAGGGGACGGCCATTGTCGGCTCCCCAACCGGAACGGACGAGGTGATTCTGGTGGCGGCGGACTTCGGCCGCACCGCGACCTTCTCGATCTCGGACATTCAGCGCGATCCCCAGAACTCGTGGGCCGATTATGTGATGGGCGTCGTGAGCCTCTTGCAGCAGGATGGCGTTTCGATCGGCGGTTTCCAAGCCGTCATCGCCAGCGACGTCCCCGCCGGCGCGGGCCTGTCTTCCTCGGCGGCCTTAGAAGTTTCGACCGCTTTCTTTCTGCGGCAGCTCTTTCCCTATGACCGGGAGCCGATGGAAATCGCGCGCCTCTGCCAGCGCGCCGAGAACGAATACGTCGGCGTCGCCTGCGGAATTTTAGACCAGTTCTCCTCGGTCTTCGGCAAGCAGGACGGCCTGCTCTTTCTGGACTGTCTGAGCCTGGAGCACGGCGCCGTCACGATGGGCCGCAGCGACATCGCCGTCGTCATCTGCGACTCGATGGCGAAGCACGCCCTGACCGGCGGGGATTACAACACCCGCCGCGCCGAGTGCATGGCCGCCGCCGCCCACTTCGGCAAGGAGCTTCTGCGCGAAGTTTCGTGGGAAGAGTTCGTCGCCCGCGAGAACGAACTCCCCGAAAACCAGCGCAAGCGCGCCCGCCACGTCCTGACCGAAGACCAGCGCGTCCTCGCCATGCGCGACGCCATTCAGGGAACGGACACCGATCCGATCAAGCGTCTTCTCATCGAAGGCCACGCCTCCTGCCGCGACTTGTTCGAAAACTCCACCCCGGAGATCGACTTCCTCGCCGCCGCCGCCATCGAAATCGAAGGCTGCTACGGCGCGAAGCTCACCGGCGGCGGCTGGGGCGGCTGCACGGTCAACTTGGTTCAAGTGGAAGCCGTGCCGGCGTTCTGCGCCCAATTGTCGGAGCGATACCAGACAGAGCTTGGGAAGACGGCGCAGATTTACCCGTGCCGCGCGTCGGCCGGCGCGCATGTGCTGGAGTTTTAG
- the dapF gene encoding diaminopimelate epimerase — protein sequence MQFTKMHGIGNDFIMVDCLGEDGRALAQQARAQAVALCDRKFGIGGDGVILVLPGETVAYQMRMLNPDGSEAEMCGNGIRCFAKFLYDRGHGKDQAELPVETGAGLLHVAVQAGADGKAATVRVDMGEPVLIPALVPTTLGEGESPVVSLPIEAAGRTLLVTAVSMGNPHAVIFVDNVKDYPLEQVGPFVESHAAFPKRTNTEFIEVISENETKFRVWERGAAETLACGTGACASVVAGVLNGKTGRRVLVHLPGGDLDIEWSEADNHVYMTGAAADVFEGNWVG from the coding sequence ATGCAGTTTACGAAGATGCATGGCATTGGCAACGACTTTATCATGGTCGATTGTCTTGGCGAAGATGGACGGGCGCTCGCGCAGCAGGCGCGCGCGCAGGCGGTGGCGCTTTGCGACCGGAAGTTTGGGATTGGCGGCGACGGCGTCATCTTAGTCCTGCCGGGCGAGACGGTTGCCTATCAAATGAGGATGCTCAATCCTGACGGCTCCGAGGCGGAGATGTGCGGCAACGGCATTCGGTGCTTTGCGAAGTTCCTCTATGACCGTGGTCATGGCAAGGATCAGGCGGAGCTGCCGGTGGAGACGGGCGCGGGGCTGCTCCATGTCGCGGTGCAGGCGGGGGCGGACGGCAAAGCCGCCACGGTGCGCGTGGATATGGGCGAGCCGGTCTTGATTCCGGCGCTGGTGCCGACGACGCTGGGCGAGGGCGAGTCGCCGGTCGTCAGCCTGCCGATCGAGGCGGCGGGGCGGACGCTGCTCGTGACGGCCGTGTCGATGGGCAATCCCCACGCCGTGATTTTTGTGGACAATGTGAAGGATTATCCGCTGGAGCAGGTCGGACCGTTTGTGGAAAGCCATGCGGCGTTCCCCAAGCGCACGAATACGGAATTTATCGAAGTGATCTCCGAGAACGAAACGAAGTTCCGGGTCTGGGAGCGCGGCGCGGCGGAGACCCTCGCGTGCGGGACCGGCGCCTGCGCGTCAGTGGTCGCGGGAGTGCTCAACGGCAAGACCGGCCGGCGCGTGCTGGTCCATCTTCCCGGCGGCGATCTGGACATTGAATGGAGCGAAGCGGATAACCATGTCTACATGACGGGGGCCGCCGCCGATGTTTTCGAGGGGAATTGGGTTGGCTGA
- a CDS encoding D-glycero-alpha-D-manno-heptose-1,7-bisphosphate 7-phosphatase: MIITGVFLDRDGVLNTHTPNGYVLKSEALVMLPGVAEAVKRLNEVGVPVLVVSNQQGVGKGVMTRDDLAGIEQQMRTELDRLAGAYIDRYYYCTDLKDACSPRRKPEPGMLLEAAADFGLDLASTIFIGDSPTDIAAGYAAKVGKTALVLSGGSRFYHDGIWDPAPDFVFPDLPTAVDWIMEQRV; the protein is encoded by the coding sequence ATGATCATTACAGGTGTATTTCTTGACCGAGACGGGGTATTGAATACTCATACCCCGAACGGATATGTTCTGAAGTCCGAAGCCCTGGTCATGCTGCCGGGCGTCGCCGAAGCCGTCAAGCGATTGAATGAAGTCGGCGTCCCGGTGCTCGTGGTTTCCAACCAGCAGGGCGTCGGCAAAGGCGTGATGACTCGAGATGATCTGGCGGGGATTGAACAGCAGATGCGTACGGAGCTCGATCGTCTTGCCGGAGCCTATATCGACCGTTATTACTACTGTACGGACCTGAAAGACGCCTGCTCGCCACGCCGGAAGCCGGAGCCGGGCATGCTTTTAGAGGCCGCCGCTGATTTTGGCCTGGATCTTGCATCTACGATCTTCATCGGCGACTCTCCCACCGACATCGCCGCTGGTTACGCGGCGAAGGTCGGCAAGACGGCCCTTGTGCTATCCGGTGGTTCTCGGTTTTATCACGACGGCATTTGGGATCCCGCGCCGGATTTTGTCTTCCCAGATCTACCCACGGCTGTTGACTGGATAATGGAGCAACGCGTATGA